The Roseibaca calidilacus genome has a window encoding:
- a CDS encoding carbohydrate ABC transporter permease gives MSPVLQGLLTIIIGVGGCVGYFYASNIVLDKVIFPAKGPQAGRNINRANKVRPWLFLFPAMFALGLYLVYPVVGSFYRSMFDRLGTNFIGFDNYANLFAEASFRTAVLNNLLWVLVVPAMATFLGLLVAQLTDRMAWGNIAKSLIFMPMAISFVGASLIWKFVYSANPDIGIINAIRGSMGMTALDPLQVPFWNNFFLMFILVWIQTGFAMVILSAALRGIPEETIEAAIIDGANPFQVFFQIKVPQIMGTIVVVWTTITILVLKVFDIVYTMTGGNFDTQILPSYMMSFMFRDDGRATAVAFVIMVLVLPVMIWNIAQARKEMR, from the coding sequence ATGTCACCAGTTTTGCAGGGCCTATTGACCATCATCATCGGTGTGGGTGGCTGCGTGGGGTATTTCTACGCGTCGAACATCGTACTCGACAAGGTGATCTTCCCGGCCAAGGGGCCGCAGGCGGGCCGGAACATAAACCGCGCCAACAAGGTGCGGCCATGGTTGTTCTTGTTCCCGGCCATGTTCGCGCTGGGCTTGTATCTGGTTTACCCGGTGGTTGGGTCGTTCTACCGGTCCATGTTCGACCGGCTGGGCACGAATTTCATCGGTTTTGACAATTACGCCAATCTGTTCGCCGAAGCGTCCTTCCGAACCGCCGTGCTCAACAACCTGCTCTGGGTTCTGGTTGTGCCTGCAATGGCAACCTTTCTTGGGCTGCTGGTCGCGCAACTGACCGACCGCATGGCTTGGGGCAACATAGCCAAATCGCTGATCTTCATGCCGATGGCGATTTCCTTTGTCGGCGCCTCGCTGATCTGGAAATTTGTCTATTCGGCCAATCCCGATATCGGGATCATCAACGCGATCCGCGGCAGCATGGGCATGACCGCCCTTGACCCGCTGCAAGTGCCGTTCTGGAACAATTTTTTCCTGATGTTCATTCTTGTCTGGATCCAGACAGGCTTTGCCATGGTCATCCTGTCTGCGGCCTTGCGCGGCATCCCGGAAGAAACCATCGAAGCCGCGATCATTGATGGCGCGAACCCGTTCCAGGTGTTCTTCCAAATCAAGGTGCCGCAGATCATGGGAACGATTGTCGTGGTCTGGACCACGATCACCATTCTGGTGCTGAAAGTGTTCGATATTGTCTACACCATGACCGGGGGCAATTTCGACACGCAGATCCTGCCAAGTTACATGATGTCCTTCATGTTCCGCGACGATGGGCGCGCGACCGCCGTGGCCTTTGTCATCATGGTTCTGGTGCTGCCGGTGATGATCTGGAACATCGCCCAAGCGCGCAAGGAAATGCGCTGA
- a CDS encoding ABC transporter substrate-binding protein produces the protein MKSRLYTGVAVIALVASGASAQDLLVAPGEGAFTWDSYTAFADATDLAGQTVTITGPWTGNEAEKVNKIFDYFEAATGATVDYSGSDSFEQDIVISTRAGSAPNLAVFPQPGLAADMAAQGLLTPLPEGTAEFVAENYAAGQSWVDLGTYADPDGNDQLYGLFYRVDLKSLVWYSPDAFDEMGYDIPETMEELKALTQMIVDDGGTPWCIGLGSGAATGWPATDWVEDMMLRTQPPEVYDAWVSNEMPFNDPAVIAAIEEFGAFARNDAFVQGGAQAVATTDFRDSPAGLFSIPPSCYMHRQASFIPAFFPDGTAVGEDVDFFYFPAFEEADLGRPVLGAGTLFAVTDPSDAATAMLEFLKLPIAHEMWMTQGGFLTAHGGVNLETYASDSERAQGEILANATTFRFDASDLMPGEIGAGAFWTGMVDYVTGASAEEVAADIQERWDTIK, from the coding sequence ATGAAATCCAGACTTTACACAGGCGTGGCCGTGATCGCGCTTGTCGCATCGGGGGCCTCGGCGCAGGACTTGCTTGTGGCGCCGGGCGAGGGGGCTTTCACTTGGGATAGCTACACCGCCTTTGCCGACGCGACCGATCTTGCCGGGCAGACCGTGACCATCACCGGCCCGTGGACGGGCAACGAGGCTGAGAAGGTCAACAAGATTTTCGACTATTTCGAAGCTGCGACCGGGGCCACCGTGGACTATTCCGGTTCTGACAGTTTCGAGCAGGATATCGTGATTTCGACCCGCGCGGGCAGTGCGCCGAACTTGGCTGTGTTCCCGCAACCGGGTCTGGCTGCCGATATGGCCGCACAGGGCCTGCTGACCCCGCTGCCCGAAGGCACGGCAGAGTTTGTTGCGGAAAACTACGCGGCTGGGCAAAGCTGGGTTGATCTGGGCACCTATGCCGACCCGGATGGCAACGATCAGCTTTACGGCCTGTTCTACCGTGTCGATCTGAAATCGTTGGTCTGGTATTCGCCCGACGCGTTTGACGAAATGGGCTACGACATTCCAGAGACGATGGAAGAGTTGAAAGCCCTGACCCAGATGATCGTCGATGATGGCGGCACGCCGTGGTGCATTGGTCTGGGGTCGGGCGCGGCCACCGGCTGGCCCGCCACCGACTGGGTGGAAGACATGATGCTGCGCACCCAGCCGCCCGAAGTGTATGACGCGTGGGTCAGCAACGAGATGCCGTTCAACGATCCGGCCGTGATCGCCGCGATCGAGGAATTCGGCGCATTCGCACGCAATGATGCGTTTGTGCAGGGCGGTGCGCAAGCCGTGGCCACGACCGATTTCCGTGACAGCCCGGCGGGCCTGTTCTCTATCCCGCCCAGCTGCTACATGCACCGTCAGGCGTCGTTCATCCCGGCCTTCTTCCCAGATGGCACCGCGGTGGGCGAGGATGTGGATTTCTTCTATTTCCCCGCTTTCGAGGAGGCCGATCTGGGCCGACCGGTTCTGGGCGCTGGCACATTGTTCGCCGTCACCGACCCGTCGGATGCGGCCACGGCGATGTTGGAATTCCTGAAACTGCCCATCGCGCATGAAATGTGGATGACGCAGGGCGGGTTCCTGACCGCGCATGGCGGCGTGAACCTGGAAACCTATGCAAGCGATTCCGAGCGCGCGCAGGGTGAAATTCTGGCCAACGCCACCACCTTCCGCTTCGACGCATCTGACCTGATGCCGGGCGAAATCGGTGCGGGCGCGTTCTGGACCGGCATGGTCGATTACGTCACCGGCGCAAGCGCCGAAGAGGTGGCTGCCGATATCCAGGAACGCTGGGACACCATCAAGTAA
- a CDS encoding LacI family DNA-binding transcriptional regulator: MGVTLKELAMQLGLSPTTVSRALNGYPEVNAQTRQRVQDAARAANYHPNTRAKSLATGQARAIGHVIPLSTSHEIVNPIFADFIAGAGEVYSGAGYDMVLSVVSDAQEETTYRNLVARGTVDGLMVHGPRLHDDRIALLHDLGLPFMVHGRSSGANTPYSWLDINNRRSFRRATEFLLELGHTRIALINGLENMDFAMRRRGGYLDALAQAGIAPDPALMRAGEMTEPYGHTSAHDMLQLPDPPTAFLASSMVVAYGLRRALTEAGLRMGRDVSVITHDDDLSYMPNGLDVPQFTATCSSVRAAGRQAAEMLLALVNDPAQGPLTKLMETRLVLGDSTGRHRS; this comes from the coding sequence ATGGGCGTTACTCTCAAGGAATTGGCCATGCAACTTGGCCTGTCCCCGACCACGGTCAGCCGGGCGCTGAACGGCTATCCAGAGGTGAACGCCCAGACACGCCAACGCGTGCAGGACGCGGCGCGCGCGGCCAATTATCACCCCAACACCCGCGCCAAAAGCCTTGCCACCGGGCAGGCGCGCGCAATCGGCCATGTCATCCCGCTCTCGACCAGCCACGAGATCGTCAACCCGATCTTTGCGGATTTCATCGCCGGTGCGGGCGAGGTGTATTCCGGTGCCGGTTACGACATGGTGCTCAGCGTGGTCTCTGACGCGCAAGAGGAAACGACCTATCGCAACCTTGTCGCGCGCGGCACGGTCGATGGGTTGATGGTGCACGGTCCGCGCCTGCATGATGACCGCATCGCGCTGCTGCATGACCTTGGTTTGCCCTTCATGGTGCATGGGCGCAGTTCAGGCGCGAACACCCCCTATTCATGGCTGGATATCAACAACCGCCGGTCGTTCCGCCGCGCCACCGAATTCCTGCTGGAGCTTGGCCATACCCGCATCGCGCTTATCAACGGGCTGGAAAACATGGATTTCGCCATGCGGCGGCGCGGCGGCTATCTGGATGCGCTGGCACAGGCAGGCATCGCCCCCGATCCGGCCCTGATGCGGGCGGGCGAGATGACAGAACCCTATGGCCACACAAGTGCGCATGACATGTTGCAACTGCCCGATCCGCCAACCGCATTTCTGGCCTCTTCCATGGTGGTGGCCTATGGCCTGCGCCGTGCCCTGACAGAGGCCGGGCTGCGCATGGGGCGCGACGTGTCGGTCATCACCCATGATGATGACCTGTCCTACATGCCCAATGGGCTGGACGTGCCGCAATTTACCGCCACCTGTTCCTCGGTGCGCGCCGCCGGGCGGCAGGCGGCGGAAATGCTGCTGGCGCTGGTCAATGACCCGGCACAGGGGCCGCTGACAAAACTGATGGAGACCCGGCTGGTGCTGGGTGACAGCACAGGACGACACAGATCATGA
- a CDS encoding GH1 family beta-glucosidase: MTDFTHRRADFPADFQFGVATSAYQIEGHGFGAAGRTHWDDFAATPGNVVRAEHGGRACDHYHMWQQDLDLIAAAGFDIYRFSASWARVLPEGRGAVNAEGLDFYDRLVDGMLERGIKPALTLYHWELPSALADLGGWRNRDVAEWFADYTEILCKRIGDRIWSAAPINEPWCVGWLSHFMGAHAPGLRDIRATARAMHHIGLAHGRATQVMRGLGMSNLGAVCNFEYALPLTDNAAEHAAARLYDGIYNRWFIGGMFKGAYPADVLKGLAPHMPDGWQDDMATIRQPLDWLGLNYYTCKRIAADPNTAWPHLSEHVGDLPKTQMGWEVCPEGLAHFLHFVGEYAGNLPLYITENGMANPDSPDQPDHARIAYLNDHLDAAKAAIAKGANLKGYIIWSLLDNYEWSLGYEKRFGLVHVDFESLQRRPKASYQALKQALART; the protein is encoded by the coding sequence ATGACCGACTTCACGCATCGTCGCGCCGATTTTCCCGCCGATTTTCAGTTCGGCGTGGCAACATCGGCCTACCAGATAGAGGGGCACGGCTTTGGGGCCGCAGGCCGCACCCACTGGGACGATTTCGCCGCCACGCCCGGCAATGTGGTGCGGGCCGAACACGGGGGCCGCGCCTGCGACCACTACCATATGTGGCAGCAGGATCTGGACCTGATCGCCGCCGCCGGGTTCGATATTTACCGCTTTTCCGCATCTTGGGCACGGGTGCTGCCCGAAGGGCGCGGCGCGGTGAATGCAGAAGGGCTGGATTTTTACGACCGGCTTGTCGATGGCATGCTGGAACGTGGCATCAAGCCCGCGCTGACCCTGTATCATTGGGAATTGCCCTCGGCCTTGGCCGATCTGGGCGGCTGGCGCAACCGCGACGTGGCAGAGTGGTTCGCGGATTACACCGAAATCCTGTGCAAGCGCATCGGCGATCGAATCTGGTCCGCCGCCCCCATTAACGAGCCGTGGTGCGTGGGCTGGCTGTCGCATTTCATGGGCGCTCATGCGCCCGGCCTGCGCGACATTCGCGCGACGGCCCGCGCCATGCACCATATCGGGCTGGCGCATGGCCGCGCCACGCAAGTGATGCGCGGATTGGGTATGTCCAACCTCGGCGCGGTGTGCAATTTCGAATACGCCCTGCCGCTGACCGACAACGCCGCAGAACACGCCGCAGCACGGCTTTACGATGGCATCTATAATCGCTGGTTCATTGGCGGCATGTTCAAAGGTGCATACCCCGCCGATGTGCTAAAGGGGCTTGCCCCCCACATGCCCGACGGCTGGCAGGACGACATGGCGACCATTCGCCAACCGCTCGACTGGCTGGGGCTTAACTACTACACATGCAAACGCATCGCCGCGGATCCGAACACCGCTTGGCCGCACCTGTCCGAACATGTGGGCGACCTGCCCAAAACCCAGATGGGATGGGAGGTTTGCCCCGAAGGACTTGCACATTTCCTACATTTTGTGGGCGAATATGCTGGAAACTTGCCCCTATACATTACAGAAAACGGCATGGCGAACCCGGACAGCCCCGATCAGCCCGACCATGCGCGGATTGCCTATCTGAATGACCATCTGGATGCGGCAAAGGCCGCCATCGCCAAGGGCGCGAACCTGAAGGGCTATATAATCTGGTCGCTTCTGGACAATTACGAATGGTCCCTTGGCTATGAAAAACGCTTCGGGCTGGTCCATGTCGATTTCGAGAGCTTGCAACGCCGCCCCAAAGCGTCTTATCAGGCACTGAAACAGGCGTTAGCGCGAACATGA
- a CDS encoding glucokinase yields the protein MADKDAPVLVADVGGTNTRVALARGTTIIAGTTERFRNADHSGLETVLAEYLSKHRSLPARAAIALAGPVRGDCGAMTNLGWSMQAGDLARMTGIRQVALLNDLQAQGHALPYLAADHLRVIRDGTPEGGTRLVIGLGTGVNAAPVYPAGHGFVVPPAEAGHIHLPQQTEEDQHLARWLVARRGFASVEDVLAGSGLERLYAYHAEQAGGAQARDASAIMTAMAEGDALAMRTGRHYVRLLAQYTADLALTTLPFGGIYYIGGVARAFTPFMARFGYDAAFTDMGRFSDLVAQFPVALVEDDFAALTGCAVYLAA from the coding sequence ATGGCAGACAAAGACGCTCCCGTTCTGGTGGCCGATGTTGGTGGCACGAACACGCGTGTGGCGCTGGCACGCGGCACAACGATTATCGCAGGCACGACCGAACGCTTCCGCAATGCAGACCATTCGGGGTTGGAAACGGTGCTGGCGGAATATTTGTCCAAGCATCGCAGCCTGCCTGCGCGCGCAGCGATTGCGCTGGCCGGACCAGTGCGGGGCGATTGCGGTGCCATGACGAATCTGGGTTGGTCCATGCAGGCGGGTGATCTTGCGCGCATGACCGGCATTCGGCAGGTGGCTTTGCTGAATGACCTGCAAGCACAGGGCCACGCCCTGCCCTATCTGGCCGCCGACCATTTGCGCGTGATCCGCGATGGCACGCCCGAAGGCGGCACGCGGCTGGTCATCGGGCTTGGAACGGGCGTGAATGCAGCCCCGGTATATCCGGCAGGGCATGGGTTTGTCGTGCCGCCTGCCGAAGCGGGCCATATTCACCTGCCGCAACAAACCGAGGAAGATCAGCACCTTGCCCGTTGGCTTGTCGCGCGGCGCGGCTTTGCATCGGTCGAGGATGTGCTGGCCGGGTCGGGGTTGGAACGGCTTTACGCCTATCACGCGGAACAGGCGGGCGGCGCACAAGCCCGCGATGCAAGCGCGATCATGACGGCCATGGCAGAGGGCGATGCGCTCGCCATGCGGACAGGACGCCATTATGTGCGTTTGCTGGCGCAATACACCGCTGATCTGGCGCTGACCACGCTGCCATTCGGCGGCATCTATTACATTGGCGGTGTTGCCCGGGCCTTTACACCGTTCATGGCGCGCTTTGGCTATGACGCGGCCTTTACCGATATGGGCCGGTTCAGCGATCTGGTGGCGCAATTCCCCGTGGCACTGGTCGAGGATGATTTCGCAGCGCTCACCGGCTGCGCGGTCTATCTGGCGGCCTGA
- the recO gene encoding DNA repair protein RecO, producing the protein MEWRDEAILLASRPLGEGTALIDVFSGLHGRYGGALRGGASRKMAPLLQPGAQLDATWRARLDSQLGNFTVEPLRGRAGAILSDRLALLGLGAVCALTRYALPERQPYPELYRHTLALLDRLGQPGWLHDYALWELTLLEETGYGLDLAQCTVTGATKGLAYVSPRTGRAVTAEGAGDYAARLLPLPEGLRPGGALDAEGLRNALALSGHFLTDWLARAMDKPLPEARARLLRAVA; encoded by the coding sequence ATGGAATGGCGCGATGAAGCAATCCTTCTGGCAAGCCGCCCCTTGGGCGAAGGGACCGCGCTGATCGATGTGTTCAGCGGGCTGCACGGGCGCTATGGCGGCGCTTTGCGCGGGGGGGCTTCTCGCAAGATGGCGCCGCTGTTGCAGCCCGGCGCGCAGTTGGATGCCACATGGCGCGCGCGGCTGGACAGCCAGTTGGGCAATTTCACGGTGGAACCTTTGCGCGGGCGGGCGGGGGCGATCCTGTCGGACCGGCTGGCGCTGCTGGGGTTGGGCGCGGTCTGCGCGCTGACGCGTTACGCCCTGCCCGAACGCCAGCCCTATCCAGAGCTATACCGCCACACGCTTGCGCTGCTGGACCGGCTGGGCCAGCCCGGCTGGCTGCACGATTACGCGCTGTGGGAACTGACCTTGCTAGAGGAAACCGGCTATGGGCTGGACCTTGCGCAATGCACCGTCACGGGCGCAACAAAGGGGCTGGCCTATGTCAGCCCGCGCACGGGCCGCGCTGTCACCGCAGAGGGCGCGGGCGACTATGCCGCGCGGCTATTGCCACTGCCGGAAGGCCTACGCCCCGGCGGTGCGCTGGATGCCGAAGGGTTGCGCAACGCGCTGGCGCTGAGCGGCCATTTCCTGACCGATTGGCTGGCGCGCGCCATGGACAAACCCTTGCCAGAGGCGCGGGCAAGGCTTTTGCGCGCGGTGGCGTGA
- a CDS encoding L,D-transpeptidase yields the protein MSDKLSRRALLGSGAMVLGALATPSVLRAQALPDYEGEENIRTAPRNVMGFRNHHWKDHFKSLRKGAILCDTYSRALHYWSEDESTYLVHPCSVPMSEEFTRRGYTEITLKRFEPTWIPTPSMRERDPSLPERVEGADPRNPLGSRALNLSWQYYRIHGIDNPAKIGRRASNGCFGLLNPHAENLYELVQIGTQVRVI from the coding sequence ATGTCTGACAAACTCTCACGCCGCGCGCTTCTGGGGTCCGGGGCGATGGTTCTGGGGGCTTTGGCGACCCCGTCGGTCTTGCGCGCCCAAGCCTTGCCGGACTACGAGGGCGAGGAAAATATCCGCACCGCGCCTCGCAACGTGATGGGCTTTCGCAACCATCACTGGAAAGATCATTTCAAATCGCTGCGCAAGGGGGCCATCCTGTGCGACACCTATTCGCGCGCGCTGCATTACTGGTCCGAGGATGAAAGCACTTATCTGGTGCATCCTTGTTCGGTGCCGATGTCTGAAGAATTCACCCGGCGCGGTTATACCGAAATCACGCTCAAGCGGTTTGAACCCACGTGGATTCCCACGCCGTCAATGCGCGAACGTGACCCGTCCTTGCCTGAGCGTGTCGAAGGGGCGGACCCGCGCAACCCTCTGGGGTCGCGCGCGTTGAACCTTAGCTGGCAATATTACCGCATTCACGGCATCGACAACCCTGCCAAGATCGGGCGGCGGGCGTCGAACGGGTGTTTCGGCTTGCTGAATCCGCATGCGGAAAACCTGTATGAACTGGTCCAGATCGGCACGCAGGTGCGCGTAATTTAG
- the trpS gene encoding tryptophan--tRNA ligase, with protein MSDTAFATRIFSGIQPSGGLTLGNYLGALKRFVQAQDAGTETIYCIVDLHAITVWQDPAKLRHATRELAAGFIAAGIDPARSILFNQSQVPAHAELAWIFNCVARMGWLKRMTQFKDKAGKNAENASVGLFAYPALMAADILAYHATHVPVGEDQKQHLELTRDIAAKFNHDFGVEFFPIVEPVIEGAATRVMSLRDGTKKMSKSDPSDMSRINLTDDADTIAQKLRKARTDPDPLPDSLDGLAERPEARNLVNIYAALADMTPEAVVTQYAGQGFGTFKPALADLAVEKLAPINAEMSRLMQDVTEIDRILGAGAARANAIAQPILEQCYDIVGLVRSRP; from the coding sequence ATGTCCGACACGGCTTTCGCCACGCGCATCTTTTCCGGCATCCAGCCCTCGGGCGGTTTGACGCTGGGCAATTACCTTGGCGCGCTGAAACGCTTTGTGCAGGCGCAAGATGCCGGCACGGAAACCATTTATTGCATTGTCGATCTGCACGCGATCACTGTCTGGCAAGACCCTGCCAAGCTGCGCCACGCCACGCGTGAATTGGCGGCAGGCTTTATCGCGGCGGGCATAGACCCGGCGCGGTCTATCCTGTTCAACCAAAGCCAAGTGCCCGCCCATGCCGAACTTGCGTGGATTTTCAACTGTGTGGCCCGCATGGGCTGGCTAAAGCGCATGACCCAGTTCAAGGACAAGGCGGGCAAGAATGCCGAAAACGCCAGTGTTGGCCTGTTTGCCTACCCCGCGCTGATGGCCGCCGATATTCTGGCCTATCACGCCACCCATGTGCCGGTGGGCGAGGATCAAAAACAGCATCTGGAACTGACCCGCGACATTGCCGCCAAGTTCAACCATGATTTCGGGGTCGAGTTTTTCCCCATCGTGGAACCCGTGATCGAAGGTGCCGCAACCCGTGTCATGTCTTTGCGCGATGGCACCAAGAAAATGTCGAAATCCGACCCGTCAGATATGAGCCGCATCAACCTGACCGATGATGCCGATACGATCGCGCAAAAACTGCGCAAAGCGCGCACCGACCCCGACCCGTTGCCCGACAGCCTTGACGGGCTGGCAGAGCGGCCCGAGGCGCGCAATCTTGTCAATATCTATGCCGCTTTGGCCGATATGACCCCCGAAGCCGTGGTGACGCAATATGCCGGTCAGGGCTTTGGCACGTTCAAACCCGCGCTGGCCGATCTTGCGGTCGAAAAACTCGCCCCGATCAACGCGGAAATGAGCCGCCTGATGCAGGATGTGACAGAGATTGACCGGATTTTGGGCGCGGGGGCGGCGCGCGCCAATGCCATCGCACAGCCAATCTTGGAACAGTGCTACGACATCGTGGGGCTGGTGCGCTCTCGCCCATGA
- a CDS encoding rhomboid family intramembrane serine protease, with product MHDVPRPAPIVNPLPWAVWLLTFGVAGVELVLWAGAHGLVNWAGSAGWRAQALVAFGISPELQRWMWDSGRYPPEGLWRYLAYGFFHLGPMQAALVMVITAALGKICAERLGSVKVLVLLLVAQAMGGVVFGLVADPGAWLIGGYPMIFALAGAYGMLLRTRPALFMVAVLVAARLALTAMAGGGMDWLADLTALGMGAALARALDGPILERLRRR from the coding sequence ATGCATGACGTCCCGCGCCCTGCCCCCATTGTGAACCCGTTGCCATGGGCCGTTTGGCTGCTGACATTTGGCGTGGCCGGGGTGGAGCTTGTGCTTTGGGCTGGGGCGCATGGGCTGGTCAACTGGGCTGGAAGCGCCGGATGGCGCGCGCAAGCACTGGTGGCCTTTGGCATCAGCCCCGAATTGCAGCGCTGGATGTGGGACAGCGGGCGCTACCCGCCAGAAGGGCTGTGGCGCTATTTGGCCTACGGGTTCTTTCACCTTGGCCCAATGCAAGCCGCCTTGGTCATGGTCATAACCGCCGCGCTTGGCAAGATCTGCGCCGAACGTCTTGGGTCGGTGAAGGTGCTTGTGCTGTTGCTGGTCGCGCAAGCAATGGGCGGCGTGGTCTTTGGGCTGGTCGCCGATCCCGGCGCATGGCTGATTGGCGGCTACCCGATGATCTTCGCGCTGGCGGGCGCCTATGGCATGCTACTGCGCACTCGGCCTGCGCTGTTCATGGTGGCGGTGCTGGTCGCGGCCCGGCTGGCACTGACCGCCATGGCCGGGGGCGGTATGGATTGGCTGGCGGACCTGACCGCGCTTGGCATGGGGGCCGCCTTGGCCCGCGCATTGGACGGGCCAATTCTGGAACGGCTGCGCCGACGCTAG